GATCAATAGCTCTGCTCACACGTCTTCATCCATCCAGGCGCTGCTTTATATTTGTGTTCTCCTCATCCGGCCTGCACTGATGCTCAGCCAGTTTACCAagtctgtattttgttttttatttatttccatttgagCGAGAGACCTTTCCCAGCTGTTGTTGCTGACGCTTTTCATCGCGCACACCACTTCACTGTCGCACACAATCAGCGTCCGAGTGGCTGGTCAAATGAGACAAGATGGTATCGCTGTCTTTCAGAGAGGAGATTTTCTTCGAAGGAAACTCAGACTGTAGTCATCCATCTGGAGGTTTAGTCTGCAGTCGACCGTCAGACGATGCGGCCAAAACAGCAGATCTTTAATGGGCGTAGTGCGTttagtttgggggggggggtgaaaagTTGAGACCGTCTCAACTTTTGGGgaaactagagcccgaccgataagtctgcaatattaggcatttcctgatctatcggtatcagcatttataatggctgataacattttttttaattcatttataatgacaattaTATCATTACGATGAATGAATACTACAGGCCACAggaaacctttttaaaaacaccaaacacaagcactgatCTATCCGGAAGTTTGAGTAACAGCTGACTCTTTCCTCGCTCCCTCCGTCTCTTTGCTTTCTCCATGAAATGAAGCTCcatgaaatgaagctgccttcaagtgcggtcgGAAACGTCAAGATCTATGAACGATCTGATGGTAAACAGTacctgtgaaatataaagtctacttgtgccACATTggaaagttaaaaaacagaacagggcgTTTTTAGTGAAACTTCCACTGCTGCACAACCCTGCAGCCAGATTAGTTTTCTGTGGTCTGAACTCAGTTTTAGTCTCTCTGCATTCAGCTTCAAGCATCTTTGCTCTGAAGGCCTCTGGAGGTTCCCCTGAAGGCAAAACAAACAGTGCTTGGCACCTTTACAGTTGTAATGGCTGTGCACAAATGTATGTTCTACCACATTGTCAGCAATCCCCCTGTGGAAATCCGAGAATGAATTATTCATAGCTGCCAAGTGTTTCTGATGTAGTACATTAACAGGAGCTTTTTAGAAGCTGGTTCTGCTGACAGTTAAACCATGAAGGCAGATGAAGAAAGAAGCTGACTGGTGGCTTGGTGGTTTTCCAAAGGCGCTCTTTTGATCTCTAAAAAGTTTCACACTTCCTCTCACTCCTCCCGCCTCATCTCGGATTGTGCTGCGGTGATCTATTGTTTGGACTCCTATCTCTGCCTACATATTTCAGGAGGAACAGAGATTTATGTGGGCCACTTGGCACTGCCGAGTTTAGGTATATTCACTTATTTGTTGTGGTTGCCGTGTGTGGGTGAGTTTCTTAAGTTTTCCTCATGGGGCCAATTATTcgtcctgttttattttaacttcaAGCATCCATTTATCTATTTGTTGGACGCTATGCAAGGTAGCCCCGAAATCTTTCTCCCCAGCCATGTGctccagaggcctgtactacgacCCAAAACCCAGATTTTCCCAATCTAGTGACGAGCGCGTTCGCATAAAAGTGGCGGCGTTTGCTCCATGTGACCAAACATGGACAAGTCTACCGGAGCCACATATTTGACACAAGAGAAACAAACGATAACCCTACGGAAGTATGAAGTACACAGACAATAGCGTCGCTGATGCTAAATCCAGGaagaaaaactgtcaaaaagttGCAGACGCCGTAAATGCGTAAGTTATAAGTCTTTTTAATAGTACTGCCTCATTAGTCAGGCACAACAAGATCTGGccataattacacttgtgcATTTACTGAACCTTTGTTGCTATGTGCAACCCTGGCAGCGTCAAGTGATTGTGGGAGCAAAAATAATGGGGGGGACAAGGCCAACGTTCAGTTGAGTCACTAGGCAATTGGTCAGTAGGCAATTGGTCAGTAGGCAATGCATTTATACCGGTTGGTCTCTAATCTTGAACATAAGATTAGAAGATAACTTGAAtcttgttgggtttctgtaataACATCCccgagtacggtctagacctgctcttttttgaaaagcgcaatgaggtaactgttgttgtgatttggcgctgtataaataaaaattgaatttgatTGAAAATAAGCGCCTCTCCAGCAGCTCTTCCTTCGGCAACCTGAGGCTATTCAAGGCCAGACGGGATAGGAATCACCGCGTGTTCTGGGTCTNNNNNNNNNNNNNNNNNNNNNNNNNNNNNNNNNNNNNNNNNNNNNNNNNNNNNNNNNNNNNNNNNNNNNNNNNNNNNNNNNNNNNNNNNNNNNNNNNNNNCCCCCCTCTCGTCAAAAGTTACAGACTCAGAGATGGCACATGCTAAGGAAGTCTCATAATCCTATATAAAAGCAGGCAtgtatgaaagcatccaaatagCACCTTGTAATGGGACATTAAAAAAGTTATTGAATAATTAAATTAGAGTTCCTGTGAGAATAAGGAAAGTCTCAGACTTACCAAAGAAACGAGAAGAGGGTTCCCACAGGCCTTTTAAGAACCCTGAACGTTGTCTCTTAGTCCTCAAAACTtctcaaatttgaaaatgaatgtataaTCTTTTGAAGTATTTTTGAATACACCTAACTGGAAAACATGACTCAGGACTGTGCTTTGGCTCTCTCAGGTAAAACTAATGTGAATGAGTCCTTGAATTCCAACCCAGACCtttaaaaaagtctttaaaagttgctaaaaaagaaatccatgaaATTCTTGATTATGTAAGATACCTGTTTCTGTGTTGGATTAGAGAGCGTCAGAAATCAAAGTGTttccttctttgtgtttttgcagcCGCGGCTCTGGGGAACCTGGTTTCAGATCTGGCGGGTCTCGGGTAAGTCGCATTGTAAACGGTccctgggtgttttattttaaggtagATGTGTGACGTTTTAGTACAGTCGGTGTTTGCTCAAGTTTTAAGTGAAAAATAgtaaattaaatgcatttacttTCACTTACTAAACCTTCTGTTTCCCTCCAAGGCTTTCACATACTTTAcacatacttttttcttttatatttggGAGAACCAGTTCATTTTTACATCTTCAAACcgagaacatttatttaaaataatcagtgtttGATCAGGAAATTTGCATCAAGCAAACTCGTGCTGATACAGACGCGTGTTGGCTTTATCTTTACATCCTTTTAACAGAAACTCCACCTTCTGCATAAGGCCTAATGATTAGGGCAAGGATTGGGATGTTATTAAGTTAAGATGTGGTAAATGATCATTGTCAATGAACGTCCACACAAGTATAATTACccaaatgtgtgtatgtagtcTTGCAGGTTATGTGGAGGCTCTAGCTTCCAAACTGGGGATGCAGGGTCCAGATCTGACCCCCGAACAGATGCACATGTGGCAGACCAAGTTCAGCTCTCACATGGTAAGATTGGgatatttgtttaattgtttctgGGGGGGAATTCATGCCTttttattagatagatagatagatagatagatagatagatagatagatagatgcaaCAGCTGAAGTTTAACAGGCAATGTTGCAGTTTAAGACAGGATCTTGTAGTCTCCAAGTAGcaaaagtctaaaaaatataataaatgggTTTTATTCTAGAGTTTAAGAGAAGGAGAACAAGTGAATGATTTCTACTTTTAACAGCGTATCAttccttctcctcctgcagGGCAAAGCCATCGGCGTCACCATCGGCTGTATTTTGGGGATGTTCCCGCTGTTTTTCCTGGATGACgagaaggagaaagaagcaCGACCCTGCAGTGACACGGCGTCCTCCTAACGAGCCGCTACAGTCACAGACTGGATACTGCTAATGTcaactttttaaagtatttacagTCGGTTGTTTCTCTGTTCAGGCGGCGTTCACACTTCCTCAGTCTCCGAACCCTCTAAAGCTGTTTTTGTGTCACCTGACTGACTGTATTTAGCTCCATCACAGCTTCTTCTGATGCACCAAGTTGTGGTATTTCCACACGGGTTGCTCCATCAAAACGCTCCGCATCTGTTCATTCAGTCCTTCGGGTTTATGGGGATTCAGTTGTTTAAGTCGGTCAGTAGGGATGGCTGCAAGAGGGATCTTATCACTTCTGTTTCTATCATTGATTCTTCTTATCAATCCCGTTTGTTGAGTCTGTACGACTAAAAAAGAAGCCCCCAGTCCGACCATTCCTGTAACTTTCCGACACCGGCGGTCCGACGTTCTCGCCGATTTCGTGCTGCTGTTTGGTCCGCTGGGTGGAGGTGAGAAAAGAGTctctccttttttaatttctcacaTTTATGTCacattaaccctcgtgttgtctttccgtcaaaattgaaaatcaacacttttgttgacgctttgttatcgatgtttttaactttttcttacgtttttgtcccttttatcCACAccatttagttttacagttattttttaaatttatggtcaatgaacttaatttataggaaattgtacctaatgtttgagttagaaaagcagaaattaggaattattgagactaaaattaaaggaatggatgttgatgataatcacagactggaatatgtcaacttttactcaatactatttcaaaaacacttcaatttgtttttcaaatgctataaaattgaacaagacgccccaaaactaatgaaagtagagatttgtacttgctaaagagcgttgggtggactcaatcatgttattttggggaattaaaaagaacattgatataggacaacgggttaatttgacctgaggaaaacatgagggttgaCGTGAACAACTGAGTGTAACACTAAAATGTCTTCCAGGAGAGACCGTTATCTCCATAATTTGATCAACATCGCGTTGTTTCTGATGTGGTTGGACAACAGTCATGGCTAGAAAGGATCCGCCGTGTGTGACACTCGCGAGTGTTGACCCTTGTGTTTAAGTCTGGCAGCAGCCTTTCAGTGACTCTTACATCGTTGCTCAAACATCGGTTGATAACGACAGATTACGTGAAAGCTTCCGTCTCGTGTATAAATGTGAAGTCGTCACTACTTCGGAGCCATTTTGAGTTCATCCCCCAGAGGTGCTTTGATTACGACATCATGGTTACACAAGATGAATCCTTTCTAGCCATAACCACCTTATTCTCACGAACCGTCAATAAGATATTGGACTTAAATGTATGGACACTACGTCGTGAGCTCCATGACGCCGGCTGCAGACCTCCGTTATATCAGCGGTAGTTGGTGGATCAGTTTCCTCAAAATAGGAGACTTTAGGCCGGGTCCAGAGCAACGCGAGCTGCCGGTTGTTTAGACGGACATTAGGGTTAAAATGTAGTCCACAAAATATGAGCGTTTTTGCAGCAGCAAATGTTAAGATTAGGCATCAAAatgactagttaagattaggaaaaagcttgtagtttggattaaaacagTCCCAAGGAACACACGTTTCCTGGGTCAAAGGAAAGTTTTCCCTGGGAAGTGAACTCCGCTCCCTGGCTTGAAGGTCCCGTAAcgcccccccatcccccccccccaccctgtaGCGGGTGTAGTGAATGTAGTAAATACAGCCAACAACGAACGTGGAATGCTTACAAATTACAGAACTTTGCGTAGCTTTGTGAACAAACGCTTCATGAGAACAGGGTGCCGCAAACGAGCATAACCCTACCCTTAAAGACTAACATCAGGATAATTTCTGGGtctactttttctcttttgacaaGCAAAAGAATTTCCCCAGAATGTCAGCACGTCCTTTTAATTACCGCAAACAAATCTGACATGCTGGGTAGTCGTGCTGCTCTCCAACCCGGGCCAGGCGTAGCAAATCCACATTAATTACAGTGTCTGTGTCACTGTAAAACTCAATAGTTTCTGGTATCAGGAACTGATTCACAGCCAGCTGCAGACTCTGTTTTTAGTGCCACAGCAGCATGAGCTCGGCCTGTATGAGTGTGTTACTGTGCACAGATTTTGACAATAGCGGTGTAGTATCTGTATTAGTGCTCAGTATTGGCAGATTCCCTGAGTGGAGGCGTCTGGATCGGTGTTCAGGAGAGGAAGTCGGATTGTTACAACTTTAACCAATAAGCAGAACCTTTTAGTGGTGCTTTTACCGCTCTGGCCTAAAGTCAGTGTTTCacatctaatttaaaaaaaaaaaaattgtgaacacgtatttaaacatattttcctttaatgcTGAGACCTTGGGGGGGAATTGATACACCAtagtatcacgatatttttattccgtggcaatactgtatctaTACACAGATGCCAAATATAAAAGATTGATctttaatatatatgtgtgtgtgtgtgtgtgtgtgtgtatatgtgtatgtagtACCAACTACGTCTATGTATGTATTCATCCATTGGGATTTAGTGATTTTATGTGGAGAATAatgcaatatgttaaaaaaaagaaaagaaatctcaacAATATCTGGTGATTTCCACCCCTACTGAGTCCTGGGTGTTGATGAGAGGAATCAATGGTGTTTAAGctagaatattattattattattattattattatgtccaATCTTTAATTTCTCATCTCTGTTTTTGACTGCGAGCGAATGGCTGCTGTGAACGCCGCCTGAGTAGATGCCAGGATGTGAAGTGCTCACCTGTGTCAACACCTTCAGACAACAGCTGTTCATTTGGATTCAGGTATCGGCTGCAGCGGCTGGTCACAGCAGAACAGGGTGTTAGACATCCTCTGCTCTCCCCACAGAGACGCTGGGAATCCCCAAAATTACCCAGGTGCCCCCCGAGGTCTGAACAGAAAGGTCCAGGTGTGACCGGTGGTCGTTTCCCATCCTGACAATAGAAACACAACGTAAACACCTGGAAcactatttcacattttaaacatcgtcctttttatttattttttactcaagTTAATTGAAAAACCTGATTTATACACTTTATACATCGGAAGACTTCATCACCCAAACACTAGTCGTCCATTTTGGGTCAAAAAGGGTAACCGTGACTCATTACTGGAGCTGAAACTGACTTTTTAGTGACAAATTACAGTCGCTGCACTTCAGTATCGGCAGTTTGGTCCTTGTGCATCTTTAAAgttttaccaaaaaaagaaaaaacatatatatttaaaggAAAAGTAACCGTGTCCACTGCTACCTCGATGGGGATATTTTTAGATGTTATGCATGAAGAACTGATGTAGCTCGATAGTTCGACTTACTTTCCCcgtcagatgttttttttttaatgtacggggaagtctttaaatgttttgtgcGGGTTGAAACCGGCGCTCAGTGGTGATACACACTACTTTgaagatgctttttttaaagttctggCCTCTGCTGTACACTGATGCTTGCTTTCAAAGCTCTTTTCTGCATGTTTCTGCCAACTCCatgttttctcctctctctctctctctctctctctctctctctctctctctctctctctctctctctctcactcactgaCTCTTACTTGGACTCAGCCTTTCTTAGTTTAGGTTTTGCTCAATCAGTCTTGAAGCTCCAGATGGTTGGGAGTTTCCAAATAAGACTGTGCAGTCCAAAACATGTTAACGCCATCACAAGTCAGTTCagtagtctctctctctctctctctctctctctctctctctctctctctctctctctctcacacactccgGCTCTCAGCACACGTAATAACAAAGGTGCTTTTTGTAAAGGTGATCCTTCCTCCTCTTGTTCACTACTGACCCCCATCAGATCATCAGATAGCACTCTCTATCTACGACTCACTTGagtgtcaacattttttaattacagacCAATCTATTGATAATGTTTAGGATTAATCGATACATTTTTTAGTCTATAAAACAGAAAGTTGCGAGTAAGCCCAGGtgaatttttaaaaagcacttgTTTTTAATGACCAGAGTTGAAAAAGGTTTAACTTACAGTGAATTTAAATGGCAAATCCTCCCATTTCTGAAGTACATTTGCTCTTTTAGTTCAAAATCATACAATTACTTTCCTATTTGTTGCCTTAACATGTCAGCCAGTAGTCTGAAATCTCCCCGTAACGTTGATAATtgctcccacaatgcaacaaatACAGTAGTGTCCACGACACTCGTTGctaacattgataaatgcatAAATTACAGCTGAGCACACTACTGAtctccccactggggatcaataaacacactaaataataaataaataaataaatgatctcCATCAACGAGGGATGGACTGTTTCCTATTGGCCAATTAAAGAGAAAGTTAAAACATAATGTTACTGTTCTGATTTTGGCGTTCCAGGAAAAGCCGTTTTACCACCGTTAGGCGTGATTGGATGTGTGTAATACATAAGTTTATTATCTATAGGGAGACCGAGGCCGGGGTTAATTAGcctacatatttaaacaaactaCCTTTTATCTTGTTACACACTCAGTAATTCAGTGTGTTGTTTGCTCTACGGACAGTGAGAGAGATTAATCACTTAATCCGCTTAGTTGTCAACTAATAAATGATtcgcctaaaaaaaaaagatgatcgATTAATCAGTttaagtcatttgtttttatgaaaaagtaaaaattctatAATTATAGctttctcaaatgtgaatattttctagtttcttcactcttatgtgacaataaactaaatatctGAGTTATAGACCAATGACCTACAGGTTTTTACCGCTCTTTCAAACGTTATAGATCGAGAAAATGATCATCTATGAACATTATCGTTAGTTGCAGGACTAGTTGCTAGTggaaaataatgataaaaagaaCCTCTTATTCTCTTTGCGTGTGACATGAAGAGTTAacttcggggggggggggggtgattaCAGACACAGCCGATGGATCACACATCATTCTAGTCTCCATTGACCCTTGTgatgtcttcccgtcaaccctGAAAAGACGTTTTTCcgacattattatcgctttttccaacatttttgtcactttttttctatgtCGCGggtgctttttgttgtttttcccaagttgtttttttaagtttgaggTTTTCTTTGTCccaaaaacgggtcaaatttgactcaaggacaacatgagggttaaccctCAAATGGTTTTTACAAGAGcatatccatttttattttctaaacaaGGGCATACGATGTATGGAAGGAGAACTGAGGCGTTTCCATGCCTTGAAAAGTTAGAAAATTGccaaaaaatgtgtgaaatattgCAATAATGATTGGGATTTAGCTGTTTTTAAACGCTGCGGTTGTTCAGCTGATTGTGATGTTTGCTCCAGGGAGGAGAAATGTTTATATAGAAGATATTTAATTTATCGTTGGATTAACGGTAAAAGCCTCGAGGGAGTCTAGTCTCATTAGAAGAGAGATTCATTTCATCAGTTTGAATCATGTTAAATAAGGAGTAACTAATTATGTTGTTTATGACTACGGACAAACTGAACTTGTATGGTTTTTGTAAATCATCTCATGTTTATATcacttttgtgtgttgtttcttAGAGGATGAAGGTTTTCTTCAGGTCTGTGTGTTGAGcagattttcatgttttaattttcttgaTGATATTTTTGCATCATGTATTTCTCTGTATGAAAAACGAGCAAAGAGATTTTGAAGAATATGAACAAAAGTATAATCCATTTGTCCGTTAAATGAATGCTGTGTTGTGCTGCCATCTTGTGGACCGTCCGACGCAGCTGTTGTGCACTGAGACCTGTACGTAGTCTACATTCGGTGATCTGGAAGGATTGGTTATATAACTTATGCATTTTGGAATAATGTGCAATTTACACTAACATAATAAATTTGGGAGTGtttactacaaactactattgtttgggactgttattgccactcgtCATTTTTACCCcgaccggtcgtcagacaccgactaccaagagcctgggtctgggcctgggtctgggtctgggtctgggcctgggtctgggtctgggtctgggtctgggtctgggtctgggcctgggtctgggtctgggtctgggtctgggtctgggtctgtcccaggtttctgcctaaatggaagtttttcctcaccactgtcacaccgttgcttgctctggaggaaactactagacctgttgggtccttgtaaattctggagtgtggtctagacctgctctatctgtaaagtgtctcttgttatgaattgatactataaataaaattggattAAAAGTGAATTTACCTCTGGCTCTGCAGGTGATGCTGAAGCTCGTTTTGTCTTCTCGTTGACCGCGGATGGTTGAAGTGCCCTCGAGCAAGGCAGCGGAAACTTCAGTCACGCCGGCTGAGGAAGG
The genomic region above belongs to Etheostoma cragini isolate CJK2018 chromosome 14, CSU_Ecrag_1.0, whole genome shotgun sequence and contains:
- the tmem65 gene encoding transmembrane protein 65, translated to MHSAPVTHFSGVGSVSPQGARHNQLQSPASPRLSYQLKSEGLLVLFHNGIPFVGFGFLDNAIMIAAGTQIELSIGVTLGISTMAAAALGNLVSDLAGLGLAGYVEALASKLGMQGPDLTPEQMHMWQTKFSSHMGKAIGVTIGCILGMFPLFFLDDEKEKEARPCSDTASS